The genomic segment CACCCTGCCCGAGGCCGACTGGCTGCCGGAAAGCCACCGCACGGCATGGCTCTATTACGGGATCTTCCCCAACACCGTGATCGGCATCTACCCGGACTCGATGATCTTCTACCAGGAATTCCCCGACGGCACCGGCAAGAGCCGCCTGCGCGGCGCGTCCTACAAGTACAAGGACGAAAGCCGCGAGATGCGGCTGGCGCGCTACCTCTCGGGCCGGATTGACCGGATCACCGCCGAGGAAGACCAGATGCTCACCATCTGGTCCTGCGAGGCGGCGCTCTCCTCGGCCTATGACGGGATCATCCTGTCGGATCTCGAATACGGCGTGAAAACCTATCACGACCAGCTGCGGAACCTGTTCCCCGTGCTCACGCTCGACGAACCGCCCGCCCCCGGCACCATGGCCGAGGTCAATGCCGAGATGCTGGCCGAGCGAGACTGAGCCACCCCAAAGCCCAAAAGCAAAGCGCGGCGGCCGATATGGCCCGCCGCGCTTTTTCTTTGCCTACATGCAGACCGGGCGGTGCCGACCGCCCGGCCCCATCAGCCTATTCTGCAAGCGGCGCCCTGCGGCTGGCCCGGCTCGCCGCGCCCTCGCTCTTCGGCGCCTCGCCCAGCTGCTCGCGCACCCATTGCTGGAACAGGAACACCTCGTATTCCTCCTGCATCAGAACGCCATTGTGAAAGGCGCTGGAGCGCATGCCCTTCTGGTTCAGCTCGCTCGCCGCGCCATCCTGCTCCATCACGAGGATACCGAACTGGGTGATCTTGTCGGCGTCGAAATCCGGCCGCGCCAGCGTGTCGGGGTGGAACAGCCACTCCGCCGTCAGCTCCATCGTCTCGGCCGTCTTCGGCGTGATCTTCACCAGCCGCACATAGTCGGCGTGATGCGCGATGAAGACCGAGGGCGTCACCGTCACGTAACGCATCCCGACCTCCACATCCGCATCGGTCAGCCCCGGCAGGCGTCCCTGTGCCTCACCATCCATCGACCACGTCTCGGCCCCCGCGCGCAGCCCGCCCGAGTGGTGCGGCGCCAGGTCCTCGGCATGCTCTGCCCACTCCGGATCATCCCGCCGCGCCATGATCGCCCGGCCATAGATCGGCACCAGCTCGCACAGCTCGGGGTGGATGTTGGGACAGTGCAGGCACTCGTTGTAATTCTCCCAGAAGACCTTCCAGTTGCAGTGCAGCGTCTTGGAATAGACATGCCCCACCCGCAGGTCCTCCAGCGGCCAGTTGGCGACATAGGCGGTCTCGGCCCCGTAAAGCTCGTCGAAGGACGGCGCATCGGGGTCGAGATTGACGAAGACGAACCCGCCCCATTCTTCCACCCGCACCCGGTGCAGCGGATGCTCGGCCCGGTCGAACCCGGCCACCTTCCGCATCGGGCCGGTCGCCCGCAGCCGCCCGGTCAGATCATAGACCCACTGGTGATAGGGGCAGGTGATCATCGCCTTCTTCAGCGTCCCCTCCGCCTGCGGGCAAAGGATCGAGCCGCGATGCCGGCAGGTGTTGAAGAACCCTTGCAGTTCCCCCTCCTGGTCGCGAAGCAGCAGGATGGGCTGCCCCGCCACCTCGAAGGTGCGGAAGGCGCGCGGCCCGTCCAGCGTCTCGGCCCGACAGAGGTAGACCCAGTTTCGCCCCCATATCTCCCGCACTTCGCGCTCGAAATGCGCAGGATCCAGGTACCACGACGCAGGCAGCGATGCCTGCGCGCGCGTGAGACCGTTGAAGCCCTCTTCCAGAACGGCATTGTCCTCCATCGGGCGACCTCCTTTTCAGGGTATGTGTGGTGGGGTGTCCGCGCACGCGGCGCGGGTCAGAGCATTTCGTCCTGCACCTGCTGAACCGCCGTTTCGAGAATGTCGAACATCTGGTCGACCTCGTCCAGCGTGATGATCAGCGGCGGCGAGAAGACGCACTGGTTGATCAGCGGGCGCACGATCAGACCCATGTCCTCGCATTTCTCATCGACGCGGGCCCCGAACTCGGTGTCGATCGCCAGCCGCTTCGACTCGGGCGTGCCCGGGGCGGCGACGCCCTCGACACAGCCGATCAGCCCCACGCCGCGCGTGTCGCCGATGATCTCGTGCCGGCCCAGCGCGTTCAGCCGCTCCTGGAAATGCGGGGTGATCTCGCGCACATGCTCGAGAATGCCCTCGCGCTCGAAAATCTCGATATTCTTCAGCGCCGCGGCGGCACAGACCGGGTGGCCCGAATAGGTATACCCGTTCGAGAACATGATATGCTCGCGGTCATCCGCCGAGATATCGTTCCACAGCCGGTCTGACAGGATCATCGCGCCCATCGGCAGGTAGCCCGAGGTCAGGCCCTTCGCACAGGTGATGATGTCGGGCGTGATGCCGAACACATCCTCGCTGGCGAACCAGTGGCCCAATCGCCCGAAGCCCGTGACCACCTCGTCCGAGATGTAAAGCACGTCATACTTCCGGCAAACCTCCAGCGTCCGCTTGTGATAGCCCGGCGGCGGCACGATCACCCCGCCCGAGGCCAGCACCGGCTCGGCAATGAAGGCGCCCACGTTCTCGGGGCCGGCGTCCAGAATGGCCTGCTCCAGCTCGTTCACCTTGGCATCGCACCAGTCTTCGACGCTCATGCCCTCGGGGCGCACATAGGGGTTCACGTTGCCAATCAGGCGTACCAGCCGGTCCTCGAAATCGAGCCGCGACTTGGTGCGCTCCTTCCCGGTGACCGAGGCCGCCAGGTAGGTCGACCCGTGATAGCCCTTCTCGCGCCCGATGACGATCTTCTTCTCGGGGCGGCCCTTCATGTTGTTGTAGAACTGAACGAACCGGATCGCGCTGTCGACGGCCGACGACCCTCCGGTGGTAAAGAACACGCTGTTCAGGTCGCCCGGCGCCATCTCGGCAATCCGCTTGGCCAGCAGTGCCGACGGCTCCGCCGCAAAGGCCCAGGGCGAGGTATAAGGCAGGCGCATCGTCTGCTCGGCGATTGCATCCGCCATCTCGCGCCGGCCATAGCCGATCTGAACGCACCACATGCCGCCCGGCCCGTCGATGTATTTCTTCCCATCCGGGTCATACAGGTAGATGCCCTCCGCCCGCGCGGCGATGGTCCGGTCGGCGTCGGCGGTGCCGATCGATTCCCAAGGGTGAACGAAATGCTCGTTATCCCATTCCTGAACGGCCTCTGCGGGGATGGCCGCGTTGTGGCCGGGATCTGCGTTGATGGTCTGGTCGGTCATAGGAGTCCATTTCTAGCGGCCTGCGCCGCATTTTCTGCTTGTCCGCACTCTACCCTAATTATTTTGAGCGCTCAATCAAATTTTTTGTCCGATCCGCCCTTCCCCGGGTTGCTGTCCCGCCCCGACCGCGCAATACTAAGGCCATCCGTGAAGGAGAGAGGCCATGGCAGCTCAGGAGGGCGCAACCCGCCCGCGCAAGGAACGCAAGGAAAACGCCGACAAGCGGCGCGGGCAGATCATCGACGCCACCTTCCGCTCGATCGTCAAGAACGGCCTGTCGGGCACCACGCTGGCCAGCGTCTCGAACGAGGCCGGTCTCTCGCAGGGGGTCGCGGTGTTCTACTTTCAGAACAAGCAATCCCTGCTCGGCGCCGCCCTCCGCCATCAATACGACGTGTACCAGGAGGGCTGGCAAAAGGCCGTCGCCGATGCCGGCTCCGACCCCGCAGACCAGATCACCGCCCTCGTCAAATCCGACTTCACACCGGAATCGTGCAACGAGGAAACCCTGATCATCTGGCACGCCTTCTGGGGCGAATCCAAGGCCCGCCCGCTCTATGGCGAGATTTCCAAGTCCTACGAACAGGAACGGGCCCACGCGATGTGCAACGCCTGCGCCGCCCTGCTTCAGGCCGAAGGCCGCCCCGTCACCGGGGCCGACGACATCGCCGCCGGCATCGACGCGATGACAGACGGGCTCTGGCTCGCCATGTACCTCTCAAGCGCCCCGGTCGATTACAAACAGCCCATGCGCCTGGCCGCCATGTACCTCGCCTCGGCCTTCCCGGCCCATGCCGAAACCTTCCGCAAGGGCTTCGGCGTCAAGGCTCCGCAGGCCTGAACGTCTCCACCCGGGCCCGCGCCTCCGGCGTCTCCGCCACAAGCGCCTCACCGTCGTCATAGGCGCGCCGCCGCCAGCCTTCCATCACCGGCACCCAGATGCGCCGCAGCACGATCAGCCCCCGCCCGTAACCTCCCAGCACAGCCCACCGCCAGCCCGATTGCCTCTGCCGGTGCCAGTCGACATAATCAAGCGCCGCCTTGAGAAAGGCCCGCGCCGAAAGCGACCCGACAAACTGTTCCCGGTCGATCACCGGGATCGTCAGGCGCCCCGCCTCGACCTCCCTCAGAACCTGCGCAATCGCGATCCCCAGATCGTGCCGGATATGCGCCCTTGCCCCCAGCGAGATCAGCGCAAGATGCGCCGAGATCGGCGACCGCATCGTCAGCCGCCGCGCCAGCCGGTGATACATCCGCCATTGCCTCGGCACCTGCCGCACGGGCGTCTCGAGATGCCGCAGCACCCCCTCCTCGTAAAGCGCGTAAAACCGCGGGATCACCGCATGGGCAAACTCCGGCGCCTCGCTCTCCGCCAACTCCGCAAGCCAGTGCCGCGTCGTTTGCACATAAAGCCCGGCAAACAGCGAATGCACCCGGCCATTCCGGTCGTCTTCCATGTCAAGAAAGCGCTGCATGTCCGCCTCGATCCGACCAAGGATCGCCTCGGCCCCGCAGCGCTCTGCCGTCATGACGCCTGCCGCCGGCCCGGCGACACCGGCCGCTCGACCGGCACGCCCCGCGGGCGGCACGCGGCCCAGATCCCGCCCAGCGCCAGCGGCACCATCGTCAGCAGGCACACCGTCGCCGCCCCGCTGAACAGCGCATCAACCGCCACATCGCCGCCGTTCACCTGCGCCACAAGCCCCACCGCCGTGCCGGTGAACGGGTTCAGCAGATACTCCCCGGCAAAAGCCGCATAGGCCAGCGGCACCGACAGCCAGAACGCCCGCCCTTCGGGCTCGGCAGGCCATCCCTCCGGCGTCCGGCGCCGCAGGTACACCGCGAAGCTCTGGAACATCAGCCATGTCACCCCGAACCAGCCAAGGTAATTGCTGACCGGCACGCCGAAATGCGGCCCCCCGTCGATCCAGACCCAGCGCTGCTCGACCGTCGAGCGCAGGATATCCATCGACAGGTCCCACGTCACCATCGCCCCCGCCGCCAGCAGCGGCACCGCGAACAGCCCCACCCGGTCCGGCCGCGCGCCCCGCCGGCCAAGCAACAGCGTCGCCAGCGACCACGACAGGTACGCCATCAGGAAATAGGCCGGCAGCACGAAGACCGGCACATGCCACAGGAAGGGCGCCATCACCTCGGTGTAGTGGTACCGCCCGAAGGGAAAGCCCGTCAGAACGCTGACCGTCTCGAAGACCCAGGCGATGACGAACACGATCAGCGTGAACCGCCACAGCGCCTCGCCCCCGTAGCGCCGTCGTCCGTGCAGGATGACGAAGGCGATCATCGCCGTCGCGACCAGCGCCGGCGAATACTCCTTCAGCCACCCGCCGGGCGCCCCCAGCGCATATAATGCGTTGCCGGTCCAAGCAGCGAACGCCAGAAAAAGGAACAACCCGGAACGGCCAGGCGCGCCGCGAAATGCTCTTTTCACAATGTATCCTCCAAGTTCGGCCGCATCCCCACGGTCCGTGCCAAGAGAAAGGTATCAGGTTACCCTACGTCAATTTCAGCCCCCGGTCCATCCTTCGCAGGCCCTGGCCCGCCCGAACGTCCCGGCATCGGGCCTCAGAAGAAGTAGGTGAGTTTCAACTCGTAATAATCGTCCCGCGTCAGCAGTGAGAGCGGGTCGAAAAAGCCACCAAAATCAACCTGCGTGGCCGAAAAACTGATCTGCGTGCTGTCGGTCAGGCGCGACGAGATATCCAGCATGTAGACATCCCCCCCGTTGCCCATGTCAAACAGACCCGACAGCGTGATCGACGACATCAGCCGGTTGTTGAAATCGTAGCGCGCACTGACAAAGACATCGTCGTCGAACACCGTGAACGGCTGCAGGTTCGACCGGTCGTCATAGGTGTATTCCGCCGCCAGCGTCAGCGCGCCGGGCGTGCCGAAGGCCTGGTTGAACCGGTATTCCACCCCCGCAACCCCCAGGAAGTAATCCTCGTTCTGGGCAAAGCGCTGCGCCCCCTCGAACTTCCAGACCCAGTTGCCGGTGGCATAGGCCAGCTCGACACCGACCTGCTCGATCTCCTGGTAATAGGGCACCGCGCCCACGCTCGCGCCCGATAGCAGGAACAGCTGCGTCGGCAACGGCGCGTTCAGAAAGACCTGGCCCGCCAGCGGCAATTGCGACCCGGGCCGCAGCCCCGCATAGCTGGCAAGGATGCTCCGGTTGACCGCGTTACAGGTCGGCACGCTGACCGGGAACCGGCGATTGGCACAACCCGGCAGGAAGACCGGCGTCCGGTCAGTCCCGTTGAAATACGAAACCGCGTAATCCAGCGACCCGTTCCCGATACCCACCGTGTTGGTGTTGCGGAACGCGAAATCGATCTTGTCCGAGGACTTCTCGAAAATGGCCACATCGTCATCCGGCACCACGATGAACCGCGGCCGCGACGAGGTCGTGCCCAGGTCCGGCTCGCGGAAGCCGAACAGCCCGTAGAAACTGAACGTCCCAAGCGCACCGCTCTCGAAGTTCACGTTCACCATCGGCTGACCCAACTTGCGGGTCTCGTCGAACCGGCCGAAATTGTCGTTCTGGTTGATGATGTTGACGGGGTTGTACGACTCCGCCACCCCCCAGAACACGATATCGCTGCCTACCAGAACGCTCCACCGGTCGCCGCCGGTCAGCAGATAGGCCTTCTGGATGTCGACAAGCTCGCTGCCCGTCCGGCTGTCGGCCCGCCCGTAAACCTCGAACTCCGCCTCGGCAAAGCCGAGATCGGTGCGAAACCCGAACCGGCCCTCGGGAATATACGACGTCCCCGACGATGGCTGCCCGAAGAAAAGCCCGTCATCCTCGTAATACCGCGCCGTGAGGCTCAGTTCCCCGCTGAAAGAAAGCTCCTCGGCCTGACCGGGCATACCAACGCCCGCAACACATGCAACCAAACCCAGTAATTTGAGTGATTTGAACATTGTTGTCCCTCCGTTCTCTTTCACGTCCCCGTATCATTGCGTCAGCGCATGCCGACTGAACTCCCTTTCCGATAACCCCACGTTGAAACGATAGTTGGACCAGTTGAGCACCGTGCTCTTGCCCGTCAGGTGGTTGACCATCACCATCCGCGACGGGCGCCAGTACCGGCCCTGGTATTGCCGGTACCCCCCAAATGTCAGTGTCTTCAAAAGCTGCCCGCGACGGTCATAGAACTGCACCGCCTGGTAACGATAGGCGCTGGTGTCGATCCACGCCACCTGCCGGGAATAGCCCGAGCGGTGCTTCGGCACCCGCGAAAGCACGTGGCACGTCCCCTGTCCCGTGGGGCACCCGCCATCGGAAACCCAGGTATGGCTGTAATTGCCCGCCTCCTGGTCGACCATGTCCTCATACGAGAACTCGCTGCCCACGAACGATCCGCTGCGCCCGGCCCCGGTCACCTTCTTCACCCGGCCGACCGACGGCAGGTAAAGCCACTGGTCATCCGCCCGCCCGGCGTAACTATGCGTCAGCAACGAGGTATCGCGGATATCGCCGGGCCATTCGAACTCCAGAATGGTCATCTGCGCCGAACCGCCCCGCCCTTCCCGCGTCTTGGTGGTGAAGCGTCGCTTGCTCTGCTGGCCCCGCGACGTCTTGAGGATCATCTCGCCATCGACAACCAGGTCGCCGAACCCGTCATCCGCCCGGTCGGCCATCTGCGCGATGCGCGTGCCCTTCTGCGCGGCAGTCTCGGCCATGGCGCCGGTCGCCACGACCGCCGCGAAGAGACTTACCAGAATGCAGTGCAAGACCTTCATGACCTGGCCTTTTTCAATACCGCCGGCAAAAGCACCAAGTCCGTCACCAGCGCAAGCGCGACGACGACGGCGCTCAGGCTGCCGATATGCTTGTTAATCGCAAATCCCGATTGTGTCATTATGACAAATCCGCTCATTATGGCAATCGATGTGACCATCAGGGCGGTACCAACCTTCCGGAATGTGTCCCTCAGAGCATCCTCACGCCCCAATCCGGTGCGCAACGCCCGCTGATAGTGCATCAGGACATGCACCGTATCATCGACCACGATCCCGAAGGTCATCGTCGTCACCACGGTCGAGCCAAGGTTCACGTCGCCGTTCAGCCACCCCCAGAACCCGAACCCCAGAAGCGCCGGCAGGACGTTGGGCACAAGGCTCAGCGCCCCGAGCTTCAGGTCGCGCAGCGTCAGCATCAGGATCCCCGACACCAGCACCAGCACGGTCAGCATCCCCCAGATCATCGCCGTGTTGTTGCGCCGCGACAGCTCGGCAAAGGCCACGCCGACACTCACGGCCTTGGTCGCGATCTCGGGCGTATTGGCCTCCATCCACCCCTCGGCCTTCAGCGCGAACCGGTGAATGTCCTGCCCGCTGGCATCTTCCAGCACCGCGATCAGCCGGGTCTTCGTCCGCCCGATATCGAGCATCTGGTTCATGTCCTGCCCGGGCGGCAGCGACAGCTCGTACAGCATCATCGCCTGCGCGTTGGCCTCCTGGCTGTCGGCAATGCGATAGGCGTTGGGGTCGTCGCCCCCCAGCGTCCGGTTCAGCCGCTTCAGCACGTCGGTGATCGAGCCCACGAACACCACCTTCTCCTGCGTCCGCAGCCAGTCGGCGAACCGGTCCGCCTCCCGCAAAAACTCGGGCGAGAACACGCTCTCCCCCTCCGGGCTCTCCAGCGAGAATTGCACCGTCTCCATCCCCGTCAGGTGCCGCTCGATCGCGTCGCTGTCGCGGCGGAACTCGAAGCTTTCGTCGAAATACCTCAGCGGATTGTCGTTGAATCGGATCTGGCTCAACCCCGTCGCCGCCACGGCGATCAGCGCCGCGAAGACGATCAATATCGTGCCGGCCCGCGCCTGCGTGCCCCGCGCCAACGCCTCCAGCCACTTGGCCGGCACCCGCACGGGCCGAAACCGGAAATCCGGGCACCGCTTCATGATCGCCGGCAATATCAGCGCGGTCAGCAACCAGCCCACGATGATCCCGAAGGCCACGATATTGCCCATCTCGGCCAGCGGCGGCGATTCCGAGAAGTTGAGGCACAGGAAACCCGCCGCCGTGGTGATATTGGCCACCGCCACCGCCGCGAGGTTTTCCTCGAAGGCGCCCTGTACCGCCCGGTCGCCCGCCACCCCCGCATTCAGCCGCCGCGTCCAGGACAGCACCAAGTGCACGCAGGACGCCGCCACCAGCACCATCACCGCCAGCGGGCTCGTCGCCGTCGCGGGAATAAGCTCGATACCCGCCCAACCGGCAAACCCCATCGTCGCCAGCGTCCCGCTGAAGGTGATCAGCGCCGTGCCCAGCCACCCCGCGACCGACCCCAGCCCGAGGATCATCAGCAGCGTCACCACCACGAACGCCACCGGGATCAGCGTGAATAAATCCCGCTTCGTCGCCTCGTTGAACGTCAGGTCGCCTATGATCCCGCCGCTCAGCAGGATATCAAGCTCGGGCGCCGCCGCCTGCCAGGCGGCCTTCATCTCCCGCGCCTGCTCGGCGGCGTCGTGCACCACCCCGTCCTGCCCGTTGGGCAGGGCCAAGTTGACATGAATACCCAGCGCCCGCCCGTCTT from the Roseovarius indicus genome contains:
- a CDS encoding aromatic ring-hydroxylating oxygenase subunit alpha; this encodes MEDNAVLEEGFNGLTRAQASLPASWYLDPAHFEREVREIWGRNWVYLCRAETLDGPRAFRTFEVAGQPILLLRDQEGELQGFFNTCRHRGSILCPQAEGTLKKAMITCPYHQWVYDLTGRLRATGPMRKVAGFDRAEHPLHRVRVEEWGGFVFVNLDPDAPSFDELYGAETAYVANWPLEDLRVGHVYSKTLHCNWKVFWENYNECLHCPNIHPELCELVPIYGRAIMARRDDPEWAEHAEDLAPHHSGGLRAGAETWSMDGEAQGRLPGLTDADVEVGMRYVTVTPSVFIAHHADYVRLVKITPKTAETMELTAEWLFHPDTLARPDFDADKITQFGILVMEQDGAASELNQKGMRSSAFHNGVLMQEEYEVFLFQQWVREQLGEAPKSEGAASRASRRAPLAE
- a CDS encoding aminotransferase translates to MTDQTINADPGHNAAIPAEAVQEWDNEHFVHPWESIGTADADRTIAARAEGIYLYDPDGKKYIDGPGGMWCVQIGYGRREMADAIAEQTMRLPYTSPWAFAAEPSALLAKRIAEMAPGDLNSVFFTTGGSSAVDSAIRFVQFYNNMKGRPEKKIVIGREKGYHGSTYLAASVTGKERTKSRLDFEDRLVRLIGNVNPYVRPEGMSVEDWCDAKVNELEQAILDAGPENVGAFIAEPVLASGGVIVPPPGYHKRTLEVCRKYDVLYISDEVVTGFGRLGHWFASEDVFGITPDIITCAKGLTSGYLPMGAMILSDRLWNDISADDREHIMFSNGYTYSGHPVCAAAALKNIEIFEREGILEHVREITPHFQERLNALGRHEIIGDTRGVGLIGCVEGVAAPGTPESKRLAIDTEFGARVDEKCEDMGLIVRPLINQCVFSPPLIITLDEVDQMFDILETAVQQVQDEML
- the betI gene encoding transcriptional regulator BetI, with amino-acid sequence MAAQEGATRPRKERKENADKRRGQIIDATFRSIVKNGLSGTTLASVSNEAGLSQGVAVFYFQNKQSLLGAALRHQYDVYQEGWQKAVADAGSDPADQITALVKSDFTPESCNEETLIIWHAFWGESKARPLYGEISKSYEQERAHAMCNACAALLQAEGRPVTGADDIAAGIDAMTDGLWLAMYLSSAPVDYKQPMRLAAMYLASAFPAHAETFRKGFGVKAPQA
- a CDS encoding DUF5995 family protein translates to MTAERCGAEAILGRIEADMQRFLDMEDDRNGRVHSLFAGLYVQTTRHWLAELAESEAPEFAHAVIPRFYALYEEGVLRHLETPVRQVPRQWRMYHRLARRLTMRSPISAHLALISLGARAHIRHDLGIAIAQVLREVEAGRLTIPVIDREQFVGSLSARAFLKAALDYVDWHRQRQSGWRWAVLGGYGRGLIVLRRIWVPVMEGWRRRAYDDGEALVAETPEARARVETFRPAEP
- a CDS encoding carotenoid biosynthesis protein, with amino-acid sequence MKRAFRGAPGRSGLFLFLAFAAWTGNALYALGAPGGWLKEYSPALVATAMIAFVILHGRRRYGGEALWRFTLIVFVIAWVFETVSVLTGFPFGRYHYTEVMAPFLWHVPVFVLPAYFLMAYLSWSLATLLLGRRGARPDRVGLFAVPLLAAGAMVTWDLSMDILRSTVEQRWVWIDGGPHFGVPVSNYLGWFGVTWLMFQSFAVYLRRRTPEGWPAEPEGRAFWLSVPLAYAAFAGEYLLNPFTGTAVGLVAQVNGGDVAVDALFSGAATVCLLTMVPLALGGIWAACRPRGVPVERPVSPGRRQAS
- a CDS encoding outer membrane lipoprotein-sorting protein yields the protein MKVLHCILVSLFAAVVATGAMAETAAQKGTRIAQMADRADDGFGDLVVDGEMILKTSRGQQSKRRFTTKTREGRGGSAQMTILEFEWPGDIRDTSLLTHSYAGRADDQWLYLPSVGRVKKVTGAGRSGSFVGSEFSYEDMVDQEAGNYSHTWVSDGGCPTGQGTCHVLSRVPKHRSGYSRQVAWIDTSAYRYQAVQFYDRRGQLLKTLTFGGYRQYQGRYWRPSRMVMVNHLTGKSTVLNWSNYRFNVGLSEREFSRHALTQ
- a CDS encoding efflux RND transporter permease subunit → MTRDLPPDEMEDSGAHPLAKAIARWLVRYDLLAFLLGVVLIGLVALGLRNLELASDNRNFFGGDNPEIDAVLRLEDTYANADTVFFALVSEDSAFTPEMLEQLKAFTEDAWQLPYALRVESLANYSHSRAQGDEIIVEELIPPDLEIDAAAAERIGRIALASPELVNRLVSEDGRALGIHVNLALPNGQDGVVHDAAEQAREMKAAWQAAAPELDILLSGGIIGDLTFNEATKRDLFTLIPVAFVVVTLLMILGLGSVAGWLGTALITFSGTLATMGFAGWAGIELIPATATSPLAVMVLVAASCVHLVLSWTRRLNAGVAGDRAVQGAFEENLAAVAVANITTAAGFLCLNFSESPPLAEMGNIVAFGIIVGWLLTALILPAIMKRCPDFRFRPVRVPAKWLEALARGTQARAGTILIVFAALIAVAATGLSQIRFNDNPLRYFDESFEFRRDSDAIERHLTGMETVQFSLESPEGESVFSPEFLREADRFADWLRTQEKVVFVGSITDVLKRLNRTLGGDDPNAYRIADSQEANAQAMMLYELSLPPGQDMNQMLDIGRTKTRLIAVLEDASGQDIHRFALKAEGWMEANTPEIATKAVSVGVAFAELSRRNNTAMIWGMLTVLVLVSGILMLTLRDLKLGALSLVPNVLPALLGFGFWGWLNGDVNLGSTVVTTMTFGIVVDDTVHVLMHYQRALRTGLGREDALRDTFRKVGTALMVTSIAIMSGFVIMTQSGFAINKHIGSLSAVVVALALVTDLVLLPAVLKKARS